From Diospyros lotus cultivar Yz01 chromosome 4, ASM1463336v1, whole genome shotgun sequence, a single genomic window includes:
- the LOC127799347 gene encoding altered inheritance of mitochondria protein 32, producing MAGAAENLSSDAAGAPDVVDVKYGFSRPEMYQKNLAGTVDPPYDRHVFLCYKTYDSWPSRVEGPDNDPLPRLLSAALKARKDTINVKTRLTICEGRDGTEFSDGDVLIFPQMIKYRGLKDSDVDGFVEDVLVNGKPWASGVEEVLFGSHVFVCAHASRDQRCGVCGPVLIEKLKEEIELKGLKDQVFVNACSHVGGHKYAGNIIVFSEDKEGKIAGHWYGYVTPNDVGELLDEHIGNGKIIDRLWRGQMGAPVGHSESVGDKKIANGERLENTEKPKENGIQDKKEDVGSCCQGANGFSCCRDGNFEVKKTVEIQEKKGVGKPSSWIGNWEQTDVLAAVAVIGAAATIAVAYSFYKRSG from the exons ATGGCAGGAGCTGCGGAGAACTTGTCTTCCGACGCCGCCGGAGCCCCCGATGTTGTCGACGTCAAGTATGGGTTCTCGAGGCCGGAGATGTATCAGAAAAACCTCGCCGGCACCGTCGACCCCCCCTACGATCGCCACGTGTTCCTCTGCTACAAGACTTACGATTCTTGGCCTTCTCGCGTTGAAGGCCCCGACAATGATCCTCTTCCCAGGCTTCTATCTGCTGCTCTTAAAGCTCGCAAGGACACTATCAATGTCAAG ACTCGTTTGACGATATGTGAGGGGCGCGACGGAACTGAATTTTCTGACGGAGATGTACTGATTTTCCCTCAAATGATCAAATACAG GGGTTTGAAGGATTCAGATGTGGATGGTTTCGTGGAGGATGTACTTGTGAATGGCAAACCATGGGCTTCTGGAGTGGAGGAGGTGTTGTTTGGTTCTCATGTATTTGTTTGTGCTCATGCTAGTAGAGATCAGAGGTGTGGGGTTTGTGGACCGGTTCTTATTGAGAAGCTTAAAGAGGAGATTGAACTGAAGGGACTGAAGGACCAGGTGTTTGTGAATGCTTGCTCACATGTTGGGGGTCATAAATATGCTGGAAATATAATAGTTTTCAGTGAAGACAAAGAGGGGAAAATTGCCGGTCACTG GTATGGTTATGTGACTCCAAATGATGTGGGTGAATTGCTAGATGAACATATTGGAAACGGAAAGATCATAGATCGTCTTTGGAG GGGACAAATGGGTGCACCTGTTGGACATTCTGAAAGTGTGGGTGATAAGAAGATCGCTAATGGAGAGCGTCTGGAGAACACTGAAAAGCCCAAAGAAAATGGCATCCAAGACAAAAAGGAAGATGTGGGAAGCTGTTGTCAGGGTGCCAATGGATTTTCTTGCTGTAGAGATGGAAATTTTGAAGTGAAAAAAACTGTAGAAATCCAAGAAAAGAAGGGGGTGGGCAAACCTTCAAGCTGGATCGGGAATTGGGAGCAAACTGATGTTCTCGCAGCTGTTGCAGTGATCGGAGCAGCTGCAACCATTGCTGTGGCGTATAGCTTCTATAAAAGGTCTGGATGA
- the LOC127799348 gene encoding lipoyl synthase, chloroplastic, translated as MIHQCLCTKPSISYSSSSFCSGASISIRAPGPLNYHHYSRRHDNFGFSNCVSLSSSTIGRVSGIRCESVSTSSSSSSSSSSSFHSSTARRNVKGEIDGVRPLMSSTSEAAVTSAAAAADSGGGGGVPLKSLEKQGGSLGPYTGRDPNVKKPGWLRQRAPQGERFEEVKDSLSRLNLHTVCQEAQCPNIGECWNGGEDGIATATIMLLGDTCTRGCRFCAVKTSRNPAPPDPMEPQNTAEAIASWGVDYIVLTSVDRDDLPDGGSGHFAETVKAMKKLKPDIMVECLTSDFRGDLNAVATLVHSGLDVFAHNIETVRRLQRIVRDPRAGYEQSLSVLKHAKHSKEGMITKSSIMLGLGETDDEIKETMADLRAIDVDILTLGQYLQPTPLHLTVKEYVTPEKFAFWKEFGESMGFRYVASGPLVRSSYRAGELFVQTMVKERSRKTSK; from the exons ATGATTCATCAGTGCCTGTGCACCAAACCTTCAATTTCCTACTCTTCATCTTCGTTTTGTTCTGGTGCTTCCATCTCGATTCGAGCTCCGGGGCCTCTTAATTATCATCATTACAGTCGTCGTCATGATAATTTCGGGTTCAGTAATTGCGTTAGTTTGTCATCTTCGACAATTGGTAGGGTTAGTGGTATTAGGTGCGAATCTGTGagtacatcatcatcatcatcatcatcttcttcttcttcttttcattcttCTACTGCAAGAAGGAATGTTAAGGGCGAAATTGACGGAGTGAGACCATTAATGTCTTCAACATCGGAGGCAGCAGTTACATCAGCTGCTGCTGCGGCGGATtctggcggcggcggcggcgtcCCGTTAAAGTCCCTGGAGAAACAGGGCGGCAGCCTAGGACCCTATACGGGGAGGGATCCGAATGTGAAGAAGCCAGGATGGTTGAGGCAGAGAGCTCCGCAAGGGGAGAGGTTTGAGGAGGTGAAGGACTCCTTGTCTCGTTTGAATCTCCACACGGTCTGCCAAGAGGCTCAATGCCCTAACATTGGAGAGTGTTGGAATGGAGGGGAAGATGGTATAGCCACTGCAACAATCATGCTTCTTGGTGATACTTGCACCCGTGGCTGTAGATTCTGCGCCGTGAAAACCAGTAGGAATCCTGCCCCGCCTGATCCAATGGAGCCACAGAACACTGCTGAGGCTATTGCTAGTTGGGG TGTGGATTATATTGTCCTCACAAGCGTTGACCGTGATGATCTACCTGATGGTGGGAGTGGACATTTTGCTGAAACTGTCAAAGCCATGAAG AAACTCAAACCTGATATCATGGTTGAGTGCCTGACTTCTGATTTTCGGGGTGACTTGAATGCTGTTGCTACTCTTGTACACTCTGGATTAGATGTTTTTGCCCACAACATTGAAACTGTGAGACGGCTCCAGCGTATTGTTAGAGATCCAAGGGCTGG ATATGAACAGAGCTTATCTGTTCTGAAACATGCCAAGCATAGTAAGGAGGGAATGATCACAAAATCTTCCATAATGTTGGGCCTTGGCGAAACTGATGATGAGATTAAGGAAACGATGGCCGATTTAAGAGCCATTGATGTCGACATTCTGACACTTGGCCAGTATTTACAG CCAACTCCATTACATCTAACTGTTAAAGAGTATGTTACCCCTGAGAAATTTGCCTTCTGGAAAGAGTTTGGAGAATCTATGGGTTTCCGCTACGTGGCCAGTGGACCGCTG GTTCGATCATCATATAGGGCAGGCGAGCTCTTTGTCCAGACAATGGTGAAAGAAAGGTCCAGAAAAACCTCTAAATAG
- the LOC127799349 gene encoding ribosomal RNA-processing protein 8: MTATAEEKRSERKRKRSRHRKSSTEEPVSIDPKHTNDRKSSVNIEGEGHSAAHCRSISLGDSKSSAFLDKMRARLSGGHFRMINEKLYTCTGDEALNYFKEDPTLFNMYHTGYQEQMSHWPEQPVNIIAKWLKDHSPSLVVADFGCGDARLAKNVKNKVFSLDLVSNDPSVIECDMSHTPLDTSFIDVAVFCLSLMGTNYPNYLQEAHRVLKPSGWLLIAEVKSRFDPNTGGADPNKFLKAICAMGFTLASKDFSNKMFILLYFKKKEKPSTKWKEIEWPELKPCLYKRR, from the exons ATGACGGCGACGGCAGAGGAGAAGAGATCGGAACGAAAACGAAAAAGGTCGAGGCATCGCAAGAGTTCGACTGAAGAACCTGTTTCTATCGATCCGAAGCACACCAATGATCGTAAAAGCTCGGTAAACATCGAAGGCGAAGGACACTCTGCTGCCCATTGCCGTTCGATTTCGCTCGGAGACTCCAAATCCTCCGCTTTTCTCGACAAG ATGAGAGCAAGGTTATCGGGAGGCCATTTTCGGATGATTAACGAGAAGCTCTATACCTGCAC CGGGGATGAAGCGCTTAACTATTTTAAAGAAGATCCAACGTTGTTTAATATG TATCATACAGGATATCAGGAGCAAATGTCACATTGGCCGGAGCAACCGGTTAATATTATTGCAAAATGGCTGAAGGATCACAGCCCATCATTAGTTGTGGCTGATTTTGGCTGTG GGGATGCACGCCTTGCAAAAAATGTCAAGAATAAAGTCTTCTCTTTAGATCTTGTCTCGAACGATCCATCAGTAATTGAGTGTGATATGTCACAT ACGCCCCTTGACACCTCGTTTATAGATGTTGCAGTCTTCTGCCTGTCTCTGATGGGCACAAACTACCCAAATTACCTTCAAGAAGCACACAGAGTTCTTAAGCCATC TGGGTGGCTCTTGATAGCAGAAGTGAAGAGCAGGTTTGATCCAAATACGGGAGGGGCAGACCCGAATAAGTTCTTAAAAGCAATCTGTGCAATGGGGTTTACCCTTGCGTCAAAG GATTTCTCCAACAAAATGTTTATATTATTGTACTTCAAGAAAAAG GAGAAGCCATCCACCAAGTGGAAGGAAATTGAATGGCCTGAGCTGAAGCCATGTTTGTACAAGCGTCGTTGA